The following coding sequences lie in one Mercenaria mercenaria strain notata chromosome 5, MADL_Memer_1, whole genome shotgun sequence genomic window:
- the LOC123559027 gene encoding uncharacterized protein LOC123559027, producing MTFNARRLEIVLKEVNADLEHEGVLTERLTQDIWTKLMSNLMQGEYMMAVPIRQELQIHIRKKRPDKIYTFNQIIHRLDEILDRYIPPPDLTDRKREKKGKQKQVQIKEPVEHLPTVEKAPEAMHVVGQKSQWLHTFTRNMNVQIERQDERTKSNREMAIQTSKTVLNEATTQIKGDTFIATSRKDESVEADKEEKYEEDEISREQYFTMQANESVLRTTIDDQQMKIKILEESVTQLERKNMTLMGEIQSIGTEKGEKIDVYNKAEREIKFLRNELKIKERTLQLSLIERNELLDRLSAVTSTKMANGNSNTTELGEVLRPTQIADKYSKLFDSEWTDAFHLLTLEMKEEKTVIQWLLEILQDSYWFCVNTNESHTKLLIDSLLHPFRRTSETKAADPHWLDDCSRNLLTNLKRSAAKDVVPQVQVQFFQTMQKTKKIYYEDKTAKKLMSYIDKCVELSWFMVNQDPPVFLDDKPPKAGDELDRDIYRFYTKSGSKVDFLVWPALYLAKGGYLLLQGVAQPKQEGIALRIASSKSVRSYNHLNYA from the exons atgacgtTCAATGCAAGAAGATTGGAGATAGTATTAAAGGAGGTGAACGCAGATCTTGAACATGAAGGTGTACTTACGGAAAGGTTGACGCAAGATATATGGACTAAGTTGATGTCAAACTTGATGCAG GGCGAATATATGATGGCTGTTCCGATAAGACAAGAGCTGCAGATACATATAAGGAAGAAACGACCAGACAAAATCTACACGTTCAATCAAATTATACACAGGCTTGATGAAATCTTAGACAGATAT ATCCCTCCACCTGATCTGACAGATAGGAAAAGGGAGAAGAAAGGAAAACAGAAACAAGTACAAATAAAAGAACCAGTAGAACATCTCCCTACTGT TGAAAAGGCTCCAGAGGCAATGCATGTGGTGGGTCAGAAATCTCAATGGCTTCACACGTTTACCCGGAATATGAATGTACAGATAGAGAG acAAGACGAAAGAACAAAATCAAATAGAGAAATGGCAATCCAAACTTCGAA AACAGTCTTAAACGAAGCCACCACACAGATTAAAGGAGACACATTCATCGCCACATCTAGGAAAGATGAATCTGTCGAGGCAGATAA AGAGGAGAAGTACGAAGAAGACGAGATTTCACGAGAACAGTATTTTACGATGCAAGCAAACGAAAGTGTTCTCAGGACAACAATTGACGACCAGCAGATGAAAATTAAGAT tTTGGAAGAATCTGTAACTCAGCTTGAACGAAAGAATATGACTTTAATGGGCGAAATACAATCTATCGGAACTGAAAAGGGTGAGAAGATCGACGTGTATAATAAGGCGGAGAGGGAAATAAAGTTTCTCAGAAATGAGTTGAAGATAAAGGAGAGAACATTGCAACTGAGTTTGATTGAGAGAAACGAGCTTCTTGATAG gttAAGCGCTGTAACGTCCACAAAAATGGCAAATGGAAACTCTAACACGACAGAACTTGGTGAGGTACTGCGTCCAACCCAAATTGCTGACAAATACTCAAAACTGTTTGACAGTGAATGGACAGACGCGTTCCATCTTCTAACACTggaaatgaaagaagaaaaaactgtTATACAATGGTTGCTCGAGATTCTACAG GATTCATACTGGTTTTGTGTCAACACAAACGAGTCACATACGAAACTGCTTATTGACAGTTTGCTTCATCCTTTCAGACGGACGTCTGAAACAAAG GCTGCTGACCCGCATTGGCTAGATGATTGTTCGAGGAATCTTCTCACTAATTTGAAGAGATCGGCCGCAAAGGATGTCGTGCCGCAGGTGCAAGTG caatttttcCAAACTATGCAAAAAACAAAGAAGATATACTACGAGGACAAAACTGCAAAGAAACTGATGTCATACATAGACAAATGTGTAGAGTTATCCTGGTTTATGGTGAATCAAGATCCGCCtgtgtttcttgatgataaaCCTCCAAAAGCAGGTGACGAGTTGGACAGAGATATTTATAGATTTTACACAAAATCTGGTTCAAAAGTAGACTTTTTGGTGTGGCCAGCATTGTACCTTGCCAAAGGAGGATATTTATTACTGCAAGGTGTTGCCCAACCCAAACAAGAGGGCATTGCCTTGAGAATTGCTTCATCAAAGTCAGTTAGATCATATAACCATTTAAACTACGCGTAA